The Calditrichota bacterium DNA window CTGGAAGAGAAGCCAATAGCCGGATGCCAAAAGCCAAGTGCCAATAGCCAATAGCCAACATCCATCCAATTTTTTTTCGCCCATTCTGCATGATTGTTAAAAATCCAATGGAGGGAATCATGTCTCGCAATATTAGAAACTATGATGTTTTCAAACTATCCCATGAAATGGTTCTGAAAATTTATGAAGTGACAAAATCGTTTCCCAAAGAAGAAAGATATGGTTTAACATCTCAATTACGGCGAGCGGCGTATTCTATTCCGATGAATTTGATTGAGGGCGGCGCTAAAAATAGCGAGGGGGAATTTAGAAGATTTGTCGATATTGCCGTCGGCTCGTGCGCCGAAGTTGAATATCAATTAGAGCTGTGTTTTGATTTAAAGTATTTGTCAGAGTCGCTTTTTAGGCCATTAGGCGCAAACTATAGTTCTATTGGGAAAATGCTGAATAGACTTTATCAGAAATTGCGGTAGGTTTTGGCGTTTCGCCCTTCGCATTTGGCTTTTGGCACTTCGCTTTTCGCATTTGGCTTATAGAGAAGAAAGATAACTCTGCCAACAGCGAGAAGCCAAGAGCTAAAAGCCAGAGGCCAGCAGCCCAAAAAACTCTTGCTTCTCACCAAAAAAATTATTATTTTTATTACCCGAAATTGAAAAACACCTGGGAATGCAAGGGCATCTGGTGAGCCTCGCGGACTTCAAATCCGTTGTGTCCCGGCAACAGTCGGGATAGGTGGGTTCGATTCCCACACATTCCCGCTAATAGGGGTAGCTGATCGGTTGCCCCTGTTTTTATTTCAAGCCTTCGGTCTTGCTTTCTAATCTTATTTTTCGTTTGCTTTTCCTCTGCAAAGTGTGCGCCGCTTCCCGCATTTTCTTGTTGACTATTTCACAGAATTGTTTTATATTAGCCCTTGATTAGACGTATTTTGCGTTCAAATAAGCCCTTGATTTTTGAGAATTAAATTTTGCAGTCAAATGGCGATCACAAGGCAGGACATCGACCGACTTTCGAAATTGGCGCGACTGGAATTTTCAGAGCAGGAAAAAGCAGCGTTGATTCAGCAACTCAACCGGATTTTAGGGT harbors:
- a CDS encoding four helix bundle protein, whose amino-acid sequence is MSRNIRNYDVFKLSHEMVLKIYEVTKSFPKEERYGLTSQLRRAAYSIPMNLIEGGAKNSEGEFRRFVDIAVGSCAEVEYQLELCFDLKYLSESLFRPLGANYSSIGKMLNRLYQKLR